A stretch of the Streptomyces ortus genome encodes the following:
- a CDS encoding RICIN domain-containing protein, with product MDSPRLLRRYLLAALSAVLLASVAVGPAQADPVRTTPAQADPAPSAAAAVTFQDTFDGAAGSAPNSSKWQIETGDNVNNHERQYYTAGNNNAKLDGQGHLVIEARRENPNNYQCWYGRCEYTSARLNTSGKFTTTYGRVEARLKVPRGQGMWPAFWMLGNDIGQVGWPNSGEIDVMENVGFEPGTVHGTLHGPGYSGSAGIGAGYTLPGGQAFADAFHTFAVDWSPERVTWSVDGTVYQTRTPADLGGKQWVFNKPFFLILNLAVGGYWPGDPDGSTTFPKQLVVDEVKVTTGESSGSGSAVKGLAGKCVDVAGANPANGTPVQLYDCNGTAAQQWSVGSDGTIRALGKCLDAAGGGTADGTPVQLWDCAGVPAQQWVVSGARDIVNPQANKCLDVTGNNSANGTRLQLWTCTGAANQKWTVG from the coding sequence GTGGACTCGCCACGCCTGCTCCGCAGATACCTTCTCGCCGCCCTGTCCGCCGTACTCCTCGCATCCGTCGCGGTCGGACCCGCACAGGCGGACCCGGTACGGACAACTCCCGCGCAGGCGGACCCCGCACCGAGTGCCGCCGCCGCGGTGACCTTCCAGGACACCTTCGACGGTGCCGCCGGTTCGGCCCCCAACTCCTCGAAGTGGCAGATCGAGACCGGCGACAACGTCAACAACCACGAGCGGCAGTACTACACGGCCGGGAACAACAACGCGAAGCTCGACGGCCAGGGCCACCTGGTCATCGAGGCCCGCCGCGAAAACCCGAACAACTACCAGTGCTGGTACGGGCGTTGCGAGTACACCTCGGCCCGACTCAACACCTCCGGCAAGTTCACCACCACCTACGGACGGGTCGAGGCCCGGCTGAAGGTGCCGCGCGGGCAGGGCATGTGGCCCGCGTTCTGGATGCTCGGCAACGACATCGGCCAGGTCGGCTGGCCCAACTCGGGCGAGATCGACGTCATGGAGAACGTCGGCTTCGAGCCCGGAACCGTGCACGGCACCCTGCACGGCCCCGGCTACTCCGGCTCCGCCGGCATCGGCGCCGGCTACACGCTGCCGGGCGGCCAGGCCTTCGCCGACGCCTTTCACACCTTCGCGGTCGACTGGTCGCCCGAGCGGGTCACCTGGTCCGTGGACGGCACCGTCTACCAGACCCGCACCCCGGCCGACCTGGGCGGCAAACAGTGGGTGTTCAACAAGCCGTTCTTCCTGATCCTCAACCTCGCGGTGGGCGGCTACTGGCCGGGCGACCCCGACGGCTCGACCACCTTCCCGAAGCAGCTCGTCGTGGACGAGGTGAAGGTGACGACGGGCGAGAGCTCCGGAAGCGGCTCGGCCGTCAAGGGCCTCGCGGGCAAGTGCGTCGACGTGGCGGGCGCGAATCCCGCCAACGGCACGCCCGTCCAGCTCTACGACTGCAACGGCACCGCGGCCCAGCAGTGGAGCGTGGGCTCGGACGGCACCATCCGGGCGCTGGGCAAGTGCCTGGACGCCGCCGGGGGCGGCACGGCCGACGGCACGCCCGTCCAGCTCTGGGACTGCGCGGGCGTACCCGCCCAGCAGTGGGTCGTCAGCGGGGCCCGCGACATCGTGAACCCGCAGGCGAACAAGTGCCTGGACGTCACGGGCAACAACTCGGCCAACGGCACCCGGCTGCAACTGTGGACCTGCACGGGAGCGGCCAACCAGAAGTGGACGGTCGGCTGA
- a CDS encoding VanZ family protein has protein sequence MVRERRRPPLVVRFLVVVLAFAAMVAFAAVLAKLTLQPSPASEALTHNNIHPGRSLRAYLDQPELRDAVKQIGGNIVLGIPFGLLLPLLVPKARGILRVTLLTALAMLLVEVVQGTFITGRAFDIDDVILNTSGALIGYLLLGRRMSRAVHPRRRDRKAAAA, from the coding sequence GTGGTCCGCGAGCGACGCCGGCCCCCGTTGGTCGTGCGCTTCCTCGTCGTCGTCCTCGCCTTCGCCGCGATGGTGGCCTTCGCCGCCGTACTGGCCAAGCTCACGCTCCAGCCGTCGCCGGCCTCCGAAGCGCTGACGCACAACAACATCCACCCGGGGCGCTCCCTGCGCGCCTACCTCGACCAGCCCGAGTTGCGGGACGCGGTCAAGCAGATCGGCGGCAACATCGTCCTCGGCATCCCCTTCGGCCTGCTGCTGCCCCTTCTCGTGCCCAAGGCGCGCGGCATCCTGCGGGTGACCCTGCTGACCGCCCTGGCCATGCTGCTCGTCGAGGTGGTGCAGGGGACGTTCATCACCGGACGCGCCTTCGACATCGACGACGTCATCCTCAACACCTCCGGTGCGCTGATCGGGTATCTGCTCCTGGGCCGTCGGATGAGCCGCGCCGTGCATCCGCGGCGCCGCGACCGCAAGGCCGCCGCTGCCTGA
- a CDS encoding DUF4230 domain-containing protein, protein MTTSLKRVPGWAKVVSAVVLVLAVLFAGLRWSLLPGLGDVFGEETHDRTGPTLLKSIQDISRYDAASGNFQVVVDLEKDTKYLPDAVRGTRTLYVGAGTVDSYVDLGKIRDKDVQVNEDRTSATLRLPHAALGKPALDPDHSYAVSKQRGLLDRLGDVFSDNPNDERAVQRLAARHIGDAAKDSELTARAEENTTSMLKGLLGSLGFKEVRVTYGT, encoded by the coding sequence ATGACGACGTCTCTTAAGCGCGTGCCCGGATGGGCGAAGGTCGTGAGTGCCGTCGTGCTGGTTCTGGCGGTGCTCTTCGCCGGTCTTCGGTGGAGCCTGCTGCCCGGACTGGGCGACGTGTTCGGCGAGGAGACCCATGACCGGACGGGGCCCACGCTCCTCAAGTCCATCCAGGACATCAGCCGTTACGACGCCGCCTCGGGCAACTTCCAGGTGGTGGTGGATCTGGAGAAGGACACCAAGTACCTGCCGGACGCGGTCCGGGGCACCCGCACCCTCTACGTGGGCGCGGGCACCGTCGACTCCTACGTCGACCTCGGAAAGATCCGCGACAAGGATGTGCAGGTCAACGAGGACCGCACATCGGCCACGCTCAGGCTCCCCCATGCCGCCCTGGGCAAGCCGGCCCTGGACCCCGACCACTCGTACGCCGTCTCCAAGCAGCGCGGTCTCCTCGACCGGCTCGGCGATGTGTTCTCGGACAATCCGAACGACGAGCGGGCCGTGCAGCGGCTCGCCGCCCGGCACATCGGTGACGCCGCGAAGGACAGCGAACTGACCGCCCGTGCGGAGGAGAACACCACCAGCATGCTCAAGGGCCTGCTGGGCTCGCTCGGGTTCAAGGAGGTGCGTGTGACCTACGGGACCTGA
- the chvE gene encoding multiple monosaccharide ABC transporter substrate-binding protein, which produces MKKIRTMSSVALLALAFTACGQNNDGDDKDNAKGATIGVAMPTKSSERWIADGANVKKELEARGYKVKLVFGEDDPDQQVSQIENLITQDVKALVIAAIDNKSLNNVVQQAADADVPVIAYDRLILGTKNVDYYASFDNEKVGEMQGRYIVQKLGLKDGSKKGPFTIELFAGSNDDNNTRYFFKGAMSILQPYLDSKALVVKSGQTELNRITTLRWDGATAQKRMEDILTSSYKRDKIDAVLSPYDGISIGIISALRSDGYGTADKPWPVITGQDAELASVKSIIADEQTQTVYKDLRKLADVAAKMVDASLKGEKPPINDTKSYDNRVKVVPAYLLQPVSVDRSNYEKVLVGGGWYTQDELS; this is translated from the coding sequence ATGAAGAAAATCAGGACGATGTCATCAGTGGCGCTTCTCGCCCTGGCCTTCACGGCCTGCGGGCAGAACAACGATGGAGACGACAAGGACAACGCCAAGGGCGCCACCATCGGAGTCGCCATGCCGACAAAGTCCTCCGAACGCTGGATAGCCGATGGCGCGAACGTCAAGAAAGAGCTGGAGGCAAGGGGCTACAAGGTCAAGCTGGTCTTCGGTGAGGACGACCCGGATCAGCAGGTCTCTCAGATCGAGAATCTGATAACCCAGGACGTCAAGGCCTTAGTGATCGCAGCCATCGACAACAAGTCGCTGAACAACGTCGTCCAGCAGGCCGCCGACGCGGACGTACCGGTCATCGCCTACGACCGCCTCATCCTGGGCACGAAGAACGTCGACTACTACGCTTCGTTCGACAACGAGAAGGTCGGCGAGATGCAAGGGCGATACATCGTCCAGAAGCTCGGCCTGAAGGACGGTTCGAAAAAAGGACCGTTCACGATCGAGCTGTTCGCGGGATCGAACGACGACAACAATACGCGATACTTCTTCAAGGGCGCGATGAGCATCCTGCAGCCCTACCTCGACAGCAAGGCTCTGGTGGTCAAGTCCGGGCAGACCGAATTGAATCGCATCACCACCCTGCGATGGGACGGCGCGACCGCGCAGAAACGCATGGAGGACATTCTCACCTCCTCGTACAAGCGCGACAAGATCGATGCCGTGCTCTCCCCGTACGACGGAATATCCATCGGCATCATATCGGCACTGAGGTCCGACGGTTACGGTACGGCGGACAAGCCGTGGCCCGTCATCACGGGCCAGGACGCCGAACTGGCCTCGGTCAAGTCGATCATCGCCGACGAACAGACACAGACCGTCTACAAGGACCTCAGGAAACTCGCCGACGTGGCTGCGAAAATGGTCGACGCGAGCCTCAAAGGGGAAAAGCCGCCGATCAACGACACGAAAAGCTATGACAACCGCGTAAAGGTGGTCCCTGCCTATCTGTTGCAACCGGTGAGCGTCGACAGGTCGAACTACGAAAAGGTACTCGTCGGTGGCGGGTGGTACACGCAGGACGAACTGAGTTAG
- a CDS encoding DM13 domain-containing protein encodes MGRVRVGPLAIGVLLTVVVGVGAGLFWFQPWKLWQDETVTEALPGVEEPSRVPEVPPGTSSSPSAPSGTPATPSAPSGPVTLASGELISHEHSTSGTVKLVRLADGSHIVRLESLDTSNGPDLRVWLTDAPVKEGRAGWHVFDDGRYASLGKLKGNKGSQNYALPKDVDPSRYSSVSIWCDRFDVSFGAAELVRG; translated from the coding sequence ATGGGGCGCGTGCGGGTGGGGCCGTTGGCCATCGGGGTGTTGCTGACGGTGGTCGTAGGGGTGGGTGCCGGGCTGTTCTGGTTCCAGCCGTGGAAACTCTGGCAGGACGAGACGGTGACGGAGGCCCTGCCCGGGGTCGAGGAGCCCTCCCGGGTCCCCGAGGTGCCGCCCGGGACGTCCTCCTCGCCGTCGGCACCCTCCGGGACGCCCGCCACTCCGTCGGCGCCGTCAGGGCCCGTGACGCTGGCGAGCGGTGAACTGATCAGCCACGAGCACTCGACTTCGGGCACGGTGAAGCTCGTACGCCTCGCCGATGGCTCCCACATCGTCCGGCTGGAGAGTCTTGACACCAGCAACGGACCGGACCTGCGGGTCTGGCTGACCGACGCGCCGGTGAAGGAGGGGCGGGCCGGCTGGCACGTCTTCGACGACGGCAGGTACGCCAGCCTCGGCAAGCTCAAAGGCAACAAGGGCAGTCAGAACTACGCCCTGCCGAAGGACGTCGATCCCTCCCGCTACAGCAGCGTCAGCATCTGGTGCGACCGCTTCGACGTCTCTTTCGGCGCCGCCGAACTCGTCCGCGGCTGA
- a CDS encoding anti-sigma factor antagonist (This anti-anti-sigma factor, or anti-sigma factor antagonist, belongs to a family that includes characterized members SpoIIAA, RsbV, RsfA, and RsfB.): protein MRNKPGPHSPHLRVHQERGHTVLEFHGEIDILAALDIIPVLDAATGLPGARVVLDLRHIEFFDCSGLRLLYRARRRVLAQDGQVHLVCTHPLTLRILRATELAKVMPPLSSMEEALGRPEAASEYS from the coding sequence GTGCGCAACAAACCCGGGCCGCACTCCCCGCACCTGCGCGTGCACCAAGAGCGCGGGCACACCGTGCTGGAGTTCCACGGCGAGATCGACATACTCGCCGCGCTGGACATCATTCCGGTGCTGGACGCGGCGACGGGACTCCCGGGCGCCCGGGTCGTCCTCGACCTGCGGCACATCGAGTTCTTCGACTGCTCGGGCCTGCGGCTGCTGTACCGGGCCCGCCGCCGGGTCCTCGCCCAGGACGGACAGGTGCATCTGGTCTGCACCCATCCGCTGACCCTGCGCATCCTGCGCGCAACGGAACTGGCGAAGGTCATGCCGCCGCTGTCGAGCATGGAGGAGGCGCTGGGGCGCCCCGAGGCCGCCTCGGAGTACTCGTAG
- a CDS encoding NADP-dependent oxidoreductase: protein MSTANTMRAISQDVLGGPEVLKEVELEIPTPGPSHVLVRVHAAGLNPTDWKHRANGNFLGEPPFVLGWDVSGVVEAVGIGVTIHRPGDEVFGMLPYPFGVGAHAEYVTAPARAFVPKPAEVDHIQAGAVPLAALTAWQALVDTADVRPGQRVLIHAAAGGVGHLAVQIAKERGAYVIGTASSGKHEFLRGLGADELVDYRETDFAEAVRDVDVVLDTVGGDYRSRSLRTLRPGGLLVSILPSGSPALAEEAAGLGVRAIELLVEADQAGMSAVAGLVAAGTLRATVAEVFPLAEAAKAHALGDTGRTVGKLVLQVR, encoded by the coding sequence ATGAGCACTGCGAACACGATGCGCGCGATCAGTCAGGACGTCCTCGGCGGCCCCGAGGTACTCAAGGAGGTGGAACTGGAGATCCCGACGCCCGGACCGAGCCACGTGCTGGTCAGGGTGCACGCGGCGGGCCTGAACCCGACCGACTGGAAGCACCGGGCGAACGGCAACTTTCTCGGCGAGCCGCCGTTCGTGCTCGGCTGGGACGTCTCCGGGGTCGTCGAGGCCGTCGGTATCGGAGTCACCATCCACCGGCCGGGCGACGAGGTCTTCGGGATGCTGCCCTACCCGTTCGGCGTAGGGGCGCACGCCGAATACGTCACCGCGCCCGCGCGGGCCTTCGTCCCCAAGCCGGCCGAGGTGGACCACATCCAGGCGGGAGCCGTCCCGCTCGCCGCTCTGACCGCCTGGCAGGCGCTGGTCGACACGGCGGACGTCCGGCCGGGGCAGCGGGTGCTGATCCACGCGGCGGCCGGCGGGGTGGGACACCTGGCCGTCCAGATCGCCAAGGAGCGGGGAGCGTACGTCATCGGTACGGCCAGCTCGGGGAAGCACGAGTTCCTGCGCGGGCTGGGCGCCGACGAGCTCGTCGACTACCGGGAGACCGATTTCGCCGAGGCCGTGCGGGACGTCGACGTCGTCCTGGACACGGTCGGAGGCGACTACCGCTCGCGGTCGCTGCGCACGCTGCGCCCGGGCGGGCTGCTGGTGTCGATCCTGCCGTCCGGGTCCCCGGCGCTCGCCGAGGAGGCGGCGGGGCTCGGGGTACGGGCGATCGAGCTACTCGTGGAGGCCGACCAGGCCGGGATGAGCGCCGTCGCCGGACTCGTCGCCGCGGGGACGCTGCGCGCCACGGTCGCGGAGGTGTTCCCGCTGGCCGAGGCGGCGAAGGCACACGCGCTGGGCGATACCGGGCGGACGGTGGGCAAGCTCGTCCTTCAGGTGCGGTAG
- a CDS encoding GlxA family transcriptional regulator: MQQAETRTHPQLETQTYCGVRPASAGRTGESAHSGRQGYEGRVERVVVLALDGVYPFELGIPARVFGSAEGRYEVLTCTVDGRPVRSNSDFSITVEHGPDVLRTADTVVIPPFALTDLGTDLPEAVAEALRAIRPGTRIVSICTGAFVLAAAGMLAGRRATTHWQLAGLFRRMFPDVDLDADVLFVDEGSLLTSAGAASGVDVCLHLVRKDHGSELANRVARSCVVPPWRDGGQAQYIEQPVPGPTATSTAATRQWALERLGEPLTLAELADHARMSLRTFARRFNDEVGMSPGRWLIQQRVARARQLLESSDLAVDQVAGEVGFGTGASLRQHLHAAIGVSPQAYRRTFQASRRS, encoded by the coding sequence ATGCAGCAGGCCGAGACGCGGACGCATCCGCAGCTGGAGACGCAGACGTACTGCGGGGTACGCCCCGCGTCCGCCGGGCGGACGGGGGAATCCGCTCACTCCGGGCGCCAGGGGTACGAGGGGCGGGTGGAGCGAGTCGTCGTACTGGCCCTCGATGGGGTCTACCCCTTCGAACTCGGCATCCCCGCGCGGGTGTTCGGCTCCGCCGAGGGTCGGTACGAAGTGCTGACCTGCACCGTGGACGGGCGGCCGGTCCGCAGCAACTCGGACTTCTCGATCACCGTCGAGCACGGGCCCGACGTGCTGCGTACGGCCGACACCGTGGTGATCCCGCCCTTCGCGCTGACGGACCTCGGCACCGACCTTCCCGAGGCGGTGGCCGAGGCGCTTCGGGCCATCCGTCCCGGCACCCGGATCGTCTCCATCTGTACGGGCGCCTTCGTGCTGGCGGCGGCCGGGATGCTGGCCGGCCGCCGGGCGACCACGCACTGGCAGCTGGCCGGGCTGTTCCGGCGGATGTTCCCCGACGTGGACCTCGACGCGGATGTGCTCTTCGTCGACGAGGGGTCCCTCCTCACCTCGGCGGGGGCCGCGTCCGGCGTGGATGTCTGCCTCCATCTGGTGCGCAAGGACCACGGCAGTGAACTGGCCAACCGGGTGGCGCGTTCCTGCGTGGTGCCGCCCTGGCGTGACGGGGGCCAGGCGCAGTACATCGAGCAGCCCGTGCCCGGGCCCACGGCGACGAGTACCGCGGCGACCCGGCAGTGGGCGCTGGAACGGCTCGGGGAACCGCTGACGCTGGCGGAGTTGGCCGACCATGCGCGGATGAGTCTGCGTACGTTCGCGCGGCGGTTCAACGACGAGGTCGGGATGAGTCCCGGGCGGTGGCTCATCCAGCAACGGGTGGCGCGGGCGAGGCAGTTGCTCGAATCCAGTGATCTGGCGGTGGATCAGGTCGCCGGAGAGGTGGGGTTCGGGACGGGTGCGTCTTTGCGGCAGCATCTGCATGCGGCCATCGGGGTGTCGCCGCAGGCGTACCGCCGGACGTTCCAGGCGAGCCGCCGGTCCTGA
- a CDS encoding TetR/AcrR family transcriptional regulator — protein sequence MTSDPRAERTRAKLRRALLDECARRPLTEVSVASLVRAAGVGRATFYLHYADLEALAVDACADVVRDAVDALHAWRGRPDPRSAPDALLAFFAGLPPHAPLYRALLTPGGGGPLGRVLHQDLRARSRAERELAGAPEAALIASAVTATFAGVLADWLHNLLEGTPEETAHKVWRLLVALHAVRWEGTGAL from the coding sequence GTGACCTCCGACCCCCGGGCCGAGCGCACCCGGGCCAAGCTGCGCCGGGCCCTCCTCGACGAGTGCGCCCGACGGCCGCTGACCGAGGTGAGCGTCGCGTCGCTGGTGCGCGCGGCCGGGGTGGGCCGGGCCACGTTCTATCTGCACTACGCCGACCTGGAGGCGCTGGCCGTCGACGCCTGCGCCGATGTCGTACGCGATGCCGTGGACGCCCTGCACGCGTGGCGGGGCAGGCCCGATCCCAGGTCGGCACCTGACGCCCTGCTCGCGTTCTTCGCCGGCCTGCCTCCGCACGCCCCGCTGTACCGCGCCCTGCTGACGCCGGGCGGCGGCGGCCCGCTGGGCCGCGTCCTCCACCAGGACCTGCGCGCCCGCAGCCGCGCGGAACGCGAACTCGCCGGCGCCCCCGAGGCGGCCCTGATCGCCTCCGCCGTCACCGCGACCTTCGCGGGCGTCCTGGCCGACTGGCTCCACAACCTGCTGGAAGGCACCCCGGAGGAAACGGCCCACAAGGTATGGCGCCTACTGGTGGCACTGCACGCGGTCCGGTGGGAGGGGACGGGCGCCCTGTAG
- a CDS encoding DUF1304 domain-containing protein, producing MQALANVLVGLVAALHVYILVLEMFLWERKPGRGLHGFEPGMARATAPLAANQGLYNGFLAAGLVWGLVADDPTGFQAQVFFLVCVVVAGVYGTVTANRRILFAQALPGALALAAVLVAR from the coding sequence ATGCAGGCACTCGCGAACGTGCTCGTCGGTCTCGTCGCCGCGCTGCACGTCTACATCCTGGTCCTGGAGATGTTCCTGTGGGAGCGGAAGCCGGGGCGCGGGCTGCACGGGTTCGAGCCCGGGATGGCGCGGGCCACCGCCCCGCTCGCCGCCAACCAGGGTCTCTACAACGGGTTCCTCGCGGCCGGGCTCGTCTGGGGCCTGGTCGCCGACGACCCGACGGGGTTCCAGGCCCAGGTCTTCTTCCTGGTGTGCGTGGTGGTCGCCGGCGTGTACGGCACGGTGACCGCGAACCGGCGCATCCTGTTCGCGCAGGCCCTGCCGGGTGCGCTGGCCCTCGCCGCCGTCCTCGTCGCCCGGTGA
- a CDS encoding PucR family transcriptional regulator, which translates to MNGFRIPASEATMTAVTAVTATGVADAVDGPFKSFPSGLHDQLRPFFADITEEVVRAIRTEIPEYARPTDDTYMQVVHQGVEHALQGFLQRMAEPDGDGEPVRATYQRIGRGEADEGRSLDAFQSALRLGARVAWRRINALVDADLLPRHVLAAFGEALFLHLDQMAAATTTGYTEARLHAAGELRQRRTRLIDLLIVDPPASVAALTELAHTAQWPVPRSLAVVVIDRGSRAAGPPPIVPPEFLARFDVRPAVLVVPDPEGPGRARAVAGALQGLRAAMGPNVALQEGARSLRWATEALDLARRGVLPDTRLVRCRDHLATLLLFRDEALVDAMADRHLRPLDRVRLPQRERLAETLLSWLECGHNASEVAARLAVHPQTVRYRMRQLDELFGDRLHDPTAQFEMQLALRALNLRRAAPKR; encoded by the coding sequence GTGAACGGATTCCGCATACCGGCGAGCGAGGCCACGATGACGGCGGTGACGGCGGTGACCGCCACCGGTGTCGCCGACGCGGTGGACGGCCCGTTCAAGTCGTTCCCCTCGGGTCTGCACGACCAGCTCAGGCCGTTCTTCGCCGACATCACCGAAGAGGTCGTGCGGGCGATCAGGACCGAGATCCCGGAGTACGCGCGGCCGACGGACGACACGTACATGCAGGTCGTGCACCAGGGGGTGGAGCACGCCCTGCAGGGGTTCCTGCAGCGGATGGCCGAGCCGGACGGCGACGGGGAGCCGGTGCGGGCGACCTACCAGCGCATCGGCCGGGGCGAGGCCGACGAAGGGCGCAGTCTCGACGCGTTCCAGTCGGCGCTGCGTCTCGGTGCGCGGGTGGCCTGGCGCCGGATCAACGCCCTGGTCGACGCCGATCTGCTGCCGCGTCATGTGCTGGCCGCCTTCGGCGAGGCCCTGTTCCTGCACCTCGACCAGATGGCCGCCGCGACGACGACCGGGTACACGGAGGCGCGGCTGCACGCGGCGGGTGAGCTGCGGCAGCGGCGTACGCGGCTGATCGATCTGCTGATCGTGGATCCGCCCGCGTCGGTCGCGGCCCTCACCGAGCTGGCGCACACCGCGCAGTGGCCGGTGCCCCGTTCGCTGGCCGTGGTCGTCATCGACCGCGGCTCACGGGCCGCGGGGCCGCCGCCCATCGTGCCGCCGGAGTTCCTGGCACGGTTCGACGTGCGGCCCGCCGTGCTGGTGGTGCCCGACCCCGAGGGCCCCGGCCGGGCGCGGGCCGTCGCGGGAGCGCTGCAGGGGTTGCGGGCCGCCATGGGCCCCAACGTCGCGCTCCAGGAAGGGGCCAGGTCGCTGCGGTGGGCCACCGAGGCACTGGACCTCGCCCGGCGGGGTGTGCTGCCCGACACGCGGCTGGTGCGGTGCCGGGACCATCTGGCCACGTTGCTGCTGTTCCGTGACGAGGCCCTGGTGGACGCGATGGCCGACCGGCATCTGCGGCCCCTGGACCGGGTGCGGCTGCCGCAGCGGGAGCGGCTGGCGGAGACACTGCTCTCCTGGCTGGAGTGCGGCCACAACGCGAGCGAGGTCGCGGCGCGGCTCGCCGTCCATCCGCAGACGGTCCGCTATCGCATGCGGCAGTTGGACGAACTGTTCGGCGACCGGCTCCACGACCCGACGGCCCAGTTCGAGATGCAACTGGCGCTGCGCGCGCTGAACCTGCGGCGGGCCGCCCCGAAGCGGTAG
- a CDS encoding MFS transporter, producing MGRARLLALFSLLTLTGFITTLDNTVINVALPTVQRELGLTVPDLEWVAAGYVLSFGALLLPGGRLTDLCGRGPVLATGIVVFTASSAACALADSGGSLTAARTVQGAGAALVIPASLAVIAVDLPARLRSTAVGLWTAALAVALALGPVVGGFVTERWGWEGVFTLNIPFGVLALLLMPAVPAGSAPRRRGLDVPGVLLSVLALYLLTYGLVHGQEHGFTAAPVPQCLAVSAVAACVFVLVEARTARPLVELRLLRDRFLSGGILAQVLWGIGVNGVFFFTALYLQRVLGFSPTGAGLAFLPLAGALLLGTPVAERAARALGAHVSIAGGLGLVAVGLLYVSGVGAGAGYWDPQPGLLMIGWGSALTTPLTVRSLLRVPEDGMGMATGLVSAAREVSGVFGVVLVGVVLTRRERSELRSGADPRDAFLAGYDLGLRIAACCVLAGALVTLLTLRRRGRHRRPRRTVARSRTPLVMKGQGPLS from the coding sequence GTGGGACGTGCACGGCTGTTGGCGCTGTTCTCCCTGCTCACCCTGACCGGCTTCATCACGACGCTCGACAACACGGTCATCAACGTCGCCCTGCCGACCGTGCAGCGCGAACTGGGCCTGACGGTCCCGGACCTGGAGTGGGTGGCCGCCGGCTACGTGCTCAGTTTCGGCGCACTGCTGCTGCCCGGCGGCCGGCTGACCGATCTGTGCGGACGCGGGCCGGTGCTGGCCACCGGGATCGTCGTCTTCACGGCGTCCTCGGCGGCGTGCGCCCTCGCGGACAGCGGGGGCTCGCTGACAGCGGCCCGTACGGTGCAGGGGGCCGGGGCAGCGCTGGTCATCCCGGCCTCGCTGGCCGTCATCGCGGTGGACCTGCCCGCCCGGCTTCGCTCGACGGCCGTCGGGCTGTGGACGGCGGCGCTGGCCGTGGCCCTGGCGCTGGGGCCCGTGGTGGGCGGCTTCGTCACCGAACGGTGGGGCTGGGAAGGGGTGTTCACGCTGAACATCCCCTTCGGCGTGCTCGCCCTGCTGCTGATGCCGGCCGTGCCCGCCGGGTCCGCGCCCCGCCGCCGCGGCCTCGACGTGCCCGGCGTACTGCTGTCCGTACTCGCGCTTTACCTGCTCACGTACGGGCTCGTGCACGGCCAGGAACACGGCTTCACCGCCGCGCCCGTGCCGCAGTGCCTGGCGGTCTCGGCGGTCGCCGCCTGCGTGTTCGTCCTCGTGGAGGCCAGGACCGCGCGCCCCCTCGTCGAACTGCGGCTGCTGCGCGACCGGTTCCTCTCCGGCGGAATCCTCGCGCAGGTGCTGTGGGGCATCGGCGTCAACGGGGTGTTCTTCTTCACCGCCCTCTATCTCCAGCGGGTACTGGGCTTCTCCCCCACCGGGGCGGGGCTGGCCTTTCTGCCGCTGGCGGGCGCGCTGCTGCTCGGGACGCCGGTGGCCGAACGGGCGGCCCGCGCGCTCGGCGCCCACGTCTCGATCGCGGGCGGCCTCGGTCTGGTGGCGGTCGGCCTGCTGTACGTCTCGGGCGTGGGCGCGGGGGCCGGCTACTGGGATCCGCAGCCGGGGCTGCTGATGATCGGCTGGGGTTCCGCGCTCACCACTCCCCTGACGGTGCGTTCCCTGCTCCGGGTCCCGGAGGACGGGATGGGCATGGCGACGGGTCTGGTGAGCGCGGCGCGCGAGGTCTCCGGGGTGTTCGGGGTGGTCCTGGTGGGTGTGGTCCTCACCCGGCGCGAGCGGTCCGAACTGCGGTCGGGGGCCGACCCTCGGGACGCCTTCCTGGCGGGGTACGACCTGGGACTGCGGATCGCGGCGTGCTGCGTACTGGCGGGCGCGCTGGTGACGTTGCTGACGCTGCGGCGCCGCGGCCGTCATCGGCGGCCACGGCGGACCGTGGCGCGCTCCAGGACTCCCCTTGTCATGAAGGGACAAGGCCCGTTGTCATGA